A genomic segment from Gracilinanus agilis isolate LMUSP501 chromosome 1, AgileGrace, whole genome shotgun sequence encodes:
- the LOC123231662 gene encoding coiled-coil-helix-coiled-coil-helix domain-containing protein 2-like: MPRGSRSRTSRVESPASRAPPMRAAPAPAAHPPAAVPPSAVAPPTAAPRQPGLMAQMASTAAGVAVGSAVGHTIGHAITGGFSGGSNAEPARPDITYQEPQGAQPGYQQQQQQQFSPCHYEMKQFLECAQNQGDLKLCEVFSEVLKQCRFANGLA; encoded by the coding sequence ATGCCTCGCGGAAGCAGAAGCCGGACCTCCCGGGTTGAGTCCCCGGCCAGTCGGGCACCCCCAATGAGAGCTGCACCAGCGCCAGCAGCTCACCCTCCAGCAGCAGTCCCACCATCCGCAGTTGCCCCTCCTACTGCTGCCCCCAGGCAGCCAGGTTTAATGGCCCAAATGGCTAGCACTGCAGCAGGAGTAGCAGTGGGCTCAGCTGTTGGGCACACTATTGGTCATGCCATTACTGGAGGCTTCAGTGGTGGGAGTAATGCCGAGCCTGCAAGGCCTGACATCACCTACCAGGAGCCTCAAGGAGCCCAGCCTGGgtaccagcagcagcagcaacagcagtttAGCCCCTGCCACTATGAGATGAAACAGTTCTTAGAGTGTGCCCAGAATCAGGGTGACCTGAAGCTGTGCGAGGTCTTTAGTGAGGTGCTAAAGCAGTGCAGATTTGCAAATGGGTTAGCCTAA